The stretch of DNA GAACGTCGCGTCATCCACGCGGTGCGCGCCCAGGAGCTGCGTCACGTACAGCACGATGGGCGCCTCCCCGGCCGTGAGCCCCGCGGGGATGCGCCGGTCGCGAATCGCCGCGATGGCGTCCTCGCGCACGCCGGCCTGGCGGGCCAGCGGAACGTGCGCGGCCCACTCGAAGCGGCAGTCCATCTGGCGCGCCACCGCGAGGATGACCAGCTCCCGTACCGGCGGGTCCAGCGCCGACTCGAAGCGCACGTAGGCTCCCAGGTGCGCGGTGCGGGCCGCCAGCTCCGGGCTGTGCAGGAGCACGGTGAAGGGTCCCACCACGCTCTTGCGGCTCTCGGCGATACGGTCCCAGGCCGCCTCGCCGCCGGCGGGCACATCCGCTCTCTTCTCGATCGTCGGAACGCGCGCCATCGCTCGGTCTCCTTTCTCGGACGGTCGCCCCATCTTGCCCATCCGTCGCCTGCGCGTCAACGCGGAGCTGGCCTTGACGCCCGCCCCGGGGGGCCAGTAGCATACCGGCGCGCCTCCATGCGCACCTACGTCGTCCGCCGTCTCCTTCTCTTCATTCCCACGCTCTTCGGGGCCTCCATCCTCATCTTCGCCCTCATGCGCCTGGTCCCCGGAGACATCGCCGAGATCCTCGTCTACCAGACCGGATCGGAGTCGAGTGCCATCCAGAAGCGACAGATCCAGCAGATCCGCCACGAGCTGGGGCTCGACCAGCCCGTGGTCATCCAGTACCTCGACTGGATGGGGGGCGCGGCGCGCGGGGACTTCGGCCAGTCCTACACGCAGCG from Candidatus Methylomirabilota bacterium encodes:
- a CDS encoding carboxymuconolactone decarboxylase family protein, which gives rise to MARVPTIEKRADVPAGGEAAWDRIAESRKSVVGPFTVLLHSPELAARTAHLGAYVRFESALDPPVRELVILAVARQMDCRFEWAAHVPLARQAGVREDAIAAIRDRRIPAGLTAGEAPIVLYVTQLLGAHRVDDATFAAVRERLGVPGTVELTATAGYYAMIACALNAFDLTPDAAAEPLPP